Genomic segment of Arachis hypogaea cultivar Tifrunner chromosome 16, arahy.Tifrunner.gnm2.J5K5, whole genome shotgun sequence:
atgtTCAAGGTGGCTGGGGCTTGCTCTTCTAGGTcttgtccttctactacttgaTGGGCTGGCCTCTTCCTTGGCTTTTGTTGAGGTAAGGGGGATGCAACAACATTCATCCTTTGGACTGTAATAGGAATGCCCTCTTTGATCCACTCGGGGTCTTCATCTTTAAACACCACCCCAGCCTTGTCACAGAGTCtgaaaatagtgctggggtagcctAACTTTCCTCTAGAATCGCTATTCTCGGCCCTCTTCCTaatgccttgggctatgagttcatgaaccttgatctctcatCCTTTGAGTATGCAGTGTACCATTGTGGCTCTTTTGAGATTCACCTCTGAGTTGTTCCCTGcggggaggatggatctccttacaatttcgaaccacccctttgcttcaggAATGAGGTCCCCTCTCTTAATGAACCTGGGTTTCCGTTCGGAATCTCACATCCAGTCAGCACCTGGTACACATATAtcttgcacaatctggtcataattggggttgttaTCAATTTTTGAATGATAGCTATCCTCCTCAAATGGTATAGACCGCAACTTTAAAGctctcatgacactcatgggactgAAATCCACGGTCTTTCCTCTTACGAAACTTGTATAAgactcatctgccttatcatactGAAcaacatttgcataaaattctcttacaaGATTTGCGTTTACTCTAGtgaccggatcagtgaggagctcccatcttctcttttccaccTTCTTTGTGATTTCGGGACACTCAGTCTTTCTGACTTGAAAGCCCAGCTCGTAGACGATCTCTTTATCAACCATCCATCCGTACTGTAATGCATGATAATAAGttctaaacttcttttcatcaaaaggacgttgctccataggctcctttccctttcttcttttagagcttgatgatgccatgagtgacTTTTGAAAAGAAAGGGTGTGGAGAATGGGCTTCGGTTGATTAGGATTCGGTGCAATGAAGGAATTTGGATGCAGAAGGTGTGAAGTGTGAGAAATGGCACTTTGGGTGTGAAGGGGAGGTACGGAGTAGGActcacttatatagggaagtgaggaggcaatgaaaggtgtggattgccGTGGTAGTtgtttgatggacggttggggttttgTGTGGAATAAGCACAAGGATTGccaactttatgatggggttggttcagtttccaagtttgttcttcttccaatgttgcatggcaaccattcccaatgcattcccccTTGAGACACGTGCAAAATATTCTTCCTTTTGTGTTATCCAAACCCTTCAATGCCCCATCAATGAtcctacaaattaaaaaaaatgattaaaaacaCACTTGTAGGAAGTGACggcaaaatttaaagaataactactttttaaagtttttgttttaactaactaagtgcCATTCATTAGTGCAAACCAACTGACTAGCTCAACATCCATGTGTACAACAtttgtaacaccaaacttagtttggtgccGTGTGATGTAAAAGAATTGTTCAAGGcctctaagagtgacatgatgtGGGTTACATtgatgttctcttagtgtgccttgaacaccaaacttgttcttcactatatgttgcacatAATGACTCATACAAATGCATATCAAGTTGATTTgaaattcatgaaccttgcattattaactaatctaaaagcatataaaacatgggttgcctcccataaagcgcttctttagcgtcactagcatGACGTTTTGCCtttatcagggtggttggtaatgcttcagatcttcccctcttgcagtagacctatatccattggcttcatcaaggatctccacatgttctaaggaagGAACTCTGTTAatggtgaagaccttaggtaactgagatgggatagtggggagatgaggtggaatatctgggaagtaggctgagatcactttatccctcGGAGaaaagtcctctgtagggatcttcttgttcctccacctccttagtgccttcttctttgtcccttttgatgatGCCTTGCTCTTTATGACCTCCTCTTCTAAGAAAATTTTGTTGTTGGTCTCAcatgactctggtggtttaggttcctcctgattttTCTTAAGCTGTGACAGTTGCTGAGTTCCTTGTTCATCAACTAAGGGGTTTCCCAGAGGTGTTGTTTGTGCTTTAGTGCTTGCTTCTTCCCTCGGtatctcattatgatctttgcttggttctttgttctcttgatctatttcttgtgagagtttgaagacattgaagctgagctattcatcatggatcctcaaaattagctttcctcgctccacatctatgagtgctctggctatagctaggaatggtcttcccaatatgattgggtgagtgtgactctcttccatgtctaagatgacaaagtctgatgggaagaaagtatttcccaacctttattaacacgttttccaccactcctattgcttgtttttgagttttgtcagccagcctgatgactacatctgtgggcattatctcattgatctgcagcctctttataagggataaaggcattaagttgatgcttgctcccaaatcgcagagtgctctatcaaacagtGTTTCTCCTATTGCACAGggaatgtgaaaactccctgggtccttcctttttataggcaactctggttgaatgagagcactgcattccttgttcatcactattgtttgtcctcccttgagtgagcttttcctggtcagcagctcctttatatacttgatgtatgagggcatttgttagagggccttgatgaatggtatgtttacatggagggatgcaaacaggtcaagaaaccttgagtatattctcttctctacagcaccattgagtaattggggaaaaggtgcatagagtttcagcagctccttctgtgtcagCTCCTTTTGTAAAGTTTTGGGTTCTTGGCGATCTTTTTTCTGTTTCTCTGCTAATGTCTCTCCAAGTTGTTCTAGTGGCTTGTTTTGCttttcctcagtctccttattacttgtagtaaccatcttgcaatctttccatctgactttctttgcttcacctctcagatttttctctgtgtcacttgggaagctatcagtaggtttggaaaTCTTTTCAGataagtatcccacttgaaattccagcctcttgatggtgtctccctggttcttaatgctagctcgcacctcctctttgaataccttattatcttgaatctctttgcatatgccctCAAGCATAGTCTCAATTTCGGAGAGTCTATCTTTAGATGAGGGcaaggttgtcaaactcgcgagtctaggtaaactcgtggagctgacctagactcgactcgtagactcgactcgtagactcgactcgtagactcgtacgagtttacctgttatacatttttaaaaaaaatatatatatatcatgtataatatatatatttactcagATATAGACATTCAAACCTaacaatttcaacatcaaaacacataataaattaacCTAATACTAAAATTACAAGTTACAACAAGTACTTTGGATCACACATTTAAATCCTTCACAAGTATTTATCTAATTCAACATAAAACACACAATTACACAATCAAAGGTTCATAAGACATAACcaaaacacaaaagaaaacaacaaagcaacaattaaatttctaataaaCTCTAAAACTCAAATCctccaatatcttcatcttccatggcatcaacatcatcatcttcaccatcatcatcagaAACATCATTTCTTTCAGCCTCAGGTTCAACACGGCCAAcaaaatcttcatcatcattcacatgttcatcttcttcctctattaaattttgttgtGGATCCCCAATAAACTCATTCTCACCTCCCTCACCCATGTTGAATTCATTACTATTCATACCTGGAATAGCAAATTCATTACTATTTGGATCATCATTAGTATTGTCATTCGTTGGCAAGTGAGAATGCTCAACACTTTCAGCAATATTTTCATTAACATCCTCAGTTATCCACTCATCATCAGAATGCACTGCATCAAATTCAAGTTCTGGACTTTTTCTAATTTGCTTGccctttaatttcaaattatacatCACATACACTAAatcattcattttcttttgatgcaACCGATTTTTTCTCTTTGTATGAACCTACAAACATATAGTGCCAAtagttaataaaaatacaaaaattaaaattaaaataaataatgaatagtTCTAAGGAAGTAAGGAATAAGGAATTACCATTTTAAATGCACTCCAATTACGCTCACAACCAGATGAACTACAAGTTAAGCTTAGCACTTGGATATCAAACTTCTTTAGTTCTGGACAACTATCTCCATAGAAGTCCCACCACTCAGCAGGTAGCATGGTCTTCCTACTACTCTTTGCAGTTTCATTACCAAAGAGGCCTCTAGCATAATGAAAGTCAGGAAGCTGTAGACcaacctttttcctttcttcctgGTTAGGAACCAGTTTTTTCAAACAACTATATAGACCAATCTTAATGTCAGCATCATCAACCATGAAATTTGGTTCATAGTGATAATGAGGATTAAGATAATACGCAGCTGCATGCAATGGTCTATGCAATTGACTTTCCCACCTTCCATCAATAATTTCCCATATAGGTTCGTAACTAACAATAACAAtgcaaatgaataaaaataagaaaattaaataaataactgaatATAAGAAGAAAACATGGTAACATGATACAttgataatcaaatattaaatcttTCAATTAGTCAAGACTCAAGATTACCTCTTTTTAACACAACCGAAGTTAGTCTTGATTGTTTCTTTGGCGTTTCTCATGCCTTCAAAGATGAAACCCATGGCTGGTTTTTCATCCGAATCAACCAAGCGAAGGACTATAATGAGAGGAGCAGCAGTCTTGAGGCATATGACAATATTCTTCCATAGCCTACTATCCAAGGCCATGTTTTGGACTCTTATTCCTTCAGGCGTTGATGCAACCTTAGTTGTCTTCCAATCAGCAGAAGTAAACatagtcatcaatggtccattaTTATCATGAAGACAAGTGAGAGTCAAATAGGCAGTGGCGAATCTTGTGGCACCTGGCCGAACCAAGTCTTTTCCCTTTGTAAAATTCCTCAACATGCTAATGAGCATACTCCGAGAGTAGATAAAAGTGGtgatttttcttcccttttttatgGTTGTTTCATGCACCTTTAGCTTCTTTTCAAAATCCTCCAATATCAAATCTATGCAGTGTGCAGCACATGGTGTCCAATACAAACTTTTTCTAGTCTCCATCATTCTTTTTCCAGCAGCCTTATAATTAGCAGCATTATCTGTAACAATTTGGACTACATTCTCTTCACCAACAAATTCTACGGCATCTTCTAGCATTTTGACAACTTTATTCGTTGTTTTCGAGATGTCAGAAGTGTCCAATGAATAAAGAAAAACTGTTCTTTTAGGGCTGTTCACCAAGAAATTACAAATACTACGCCTTTTTTTATCAGTCCATCCATCCGACATGATTGAACAACCAGTTCTCTTCCACTCTGCTTTAAATTCAGTAAGCATTTCATCAACATTGTTCactgctttctttaattgggTTTCTCTTAACTCATGGTAAGAAGGGGGTTTGTAGCCAATTCCATATCTCCCAACCATCTCACAAAACTTTAAAATTCGGGATTCTTAATAACATTGAAAGGAATAGCACTTGTATAGAAAAATATGGCACATTGTTGATCACATTGTTCCTTTAGATCCTTCTTCATCATTTGATTTATTGTTGATTGAACTTGAGCCCCTTTTCTTTTTGTGACAAAGTTGCGAATATCTTTCCCCTTTTGTTGAGAATTGTCCttctccttttctgtttgttcagGATAATCCTCATCATCACCGAATCTTCTCTTCTTCAATGATGCTTCTTTAGCCTCCATACAGACTTTCAACATCACAGCCTTCACTTCTTCAGGTACTGAAGCACAAGGCTCTGAATCCTCTTTAGTACCGGCAAGATGATGCTTGAATCTATAAATCCCTCCGCTTATAGTCTTTGAGCAATAATTACACTTCACTTTTTTACCATTGCCTTGAACATCAATCCCATGTTTCCATCCTATATCACTTCTATTTCCAGTTGCATTTTTTCTCCTAGAAACAGCAGGTGTAGGTCTAGGAACACTAGGAAGCGAAGACCCTGTCCCTGAACCAATATTCTCAgacattttgtatttttatcccTAAAAATCAACAACCCAAACAACAAATTCAGATTCAGATTATCCACTAACTAAATTCAGATTCAGATTATCCACTAACTAAATTCATAACTAACACTAGTTTCAGCTACACTTACAACAATAATGtttaaaagatgaaaaattttcagcatcataagacttaatcaataatcatcattcCAAATGCAGTACAGCAAGCAATACTTTTGTGATTCGGAATAATATACCACCCAGTTATGAGTTAACCCAAAAGTCTATTCTCATTGTCATATGAACCCCCTTTGAGGTCATCAATATGATCAAGcacaaacaaattaaaacaatGGCAACCAGAGTCAACCACCAATACTCCAATACTCACTTTATCAAACAACAGATACATTTTCATTTAAACTAACAATTCAGACTTTAGACTTTCAATTAAACTAACACAGTAAGTCAGATTAGTCAGTAACACTAACTAACAATTCAGACTTGAGAGTTTCAATTCACTAATTCAGACTTCAGAAT
This window contains:
- the LOC112757354 gene encoding uncharacterized protein encodes the protein MVGRYGIGYKPPSYHELRETQLKKAVNNVDEMLTEFKAEWKRTGCSIMSDGWTDKKRRSICNFLVNSPKRTVFLYSLDTSDISKTTNKVVKMLEDAVEFVGEENVVQIVTDNAANYKAAGKRMMETRKSLYWTPCAAHCIDLILEDFEKKLKVHETTIKKGRKITTFIYSRSMLISMLRNFTKGKDLVRPGATRFATAYLTLTCLHDNNGPLMTMFTSADWKTTKVASTPEGIRVQNMALDSRLWKNIVICLKTAAPLIIVLRLVDSDEKPAMGFIFEGMRNAKETIKTNFGCVKKSYEPIWEIIDGRWESQLHRPLHAAAYYLNPHYHYEPNFMVDDADIKIGLYSCLKKLVPNQEERKKVGLQLPDFHYARGLFGNETAKSSRKTMLPAEWWDFYGDSCPELKKFDIQVLSLTCSSSGCERNWSAFKMVHTKRKNRLHQKKMNDLVYVMYNLKLKGKQIRKSPELEFDAVHSDDEWITEDVNENIAESVEHSHLPTNDNTNDDPNSNEFAIPDFVGRVEPEAERNDVSDDDGLNVYI